A window of Periophthalmus magnuspinnatus isolate fPerMag1 chromosome 21, fPerMag1.2.pri, whole genome shotgun sequence genomic DNA:
GGAGATGGTAGGATCATCAGGGGTAACGTAAAACTTTTATCATCAGAAGCTGAGAACTCTGTGAAGGGAAGCATGCAGTATTTGACCTACTGTTTCATTACTGCATTGGCAATAGTGTGATATATTTCTATATTGTACGTCTATCACTATTTTTGGATCAGAATGTGTCCCGCATTTACCTTTCGGGGCTTTGAAGTTACTAAAGCCCTGTAAAGTAAAGCGCTTTTTAGCAACAGCCGCTCTCTCTGAGGTAGGACTTATGAGAGCCTCTTCTGAGTAACAGGAAAaacagagggaaagacagaTATAACGACAGGACAGTGAGTTTACATACAGTGAAAGCAGAAAGGGAAAAATAATCAGACAATCaaataataattcaattttGACAAACCTTTTCCAGCTGGTTTTGGTGAAGAACAGTTGACGTCGGGGCTGCCTGGCTCtgctttcctctcttctcccttcttcAGTGACTTCTGTCCAGTCTTAAAAGGGCTGTGGAATCATTGAAAGTATTGAAATATGAAGCCTTAGACAAAAATAATTCCACATTAGCAAATATATAAGACCATACCTGAGGCTCACAGCTCCTCCTGTCACTGGAGGAAACTGGAAAACATGGTCTGGTGCCCTCTGTTGGCGGGCCTCTGAAAGTAACcaaccaaacaaactcagaaATTGGAtcattttttaaagatattaatGTAAATAAGATATTTCTCTTTACCTCTGCACGCCTCAAGCTGCGTCGTCAAGACCTTTCTGATTTCATTCACCCAAACAGTCTTCACTTCAGCAGTCGGGGCCTATTATCAAGCAACATATTTTAACAAGCCAGTATTTTATAGTTAGTTAATTGCACATCTATTACGCAAGAGGTCATACCTGCACAATATAGACTTCTTCTCTGGAGTTGGACCAGATTTCAAACTTCTTATTGTCTCCCTTGGCATTTTCAGTGAAGCCAATAGCATTCATctattaaaatggtaaaattgtcacattttaccCTCAAGGCACTGaaaaccactcactcattcacacacacgtacaccccCCACAAAATTAagtaacaaaaacatacactgaGGGACTGTTTGAAGCTGTAGGACGGGGCTTTCTCGTAACCCTCTCCGTTCTCCTCTCTTCGTTTGCAGAAGAGTAGGGCTTTTTCATGAAGGAAAAGGTGTCTCTGCATGGGCTTAAACCGAGCCAAGTCTTTCACTTTGGCATGGCCTTTCTTATGCTCTGTCCACACACTGAACGAACCTTGCATCAGCAGTTTACCCAGCTCACTCAGATTTccctatgaaaaaaaacatcttttagaTTTTATACATATCTTCAGCCTTGtgcgttgttttttttagtctgACCTCGTATCCTGTGATGGCGATAAGGTGCATGGAGTCGTTAACGGCCTTCAGGATGCCTACGATAGAGGTAAGAGCGTCCTGtaggtcctctgctccttcacAGCCCTTACTGTACTTCAACATTTCCTGTAATTGCATTTATATATGAGTATCAACAAAGCATACCAATAAATATACTGTTTTATGAGATGagcagtacacctttaatagcAGCTGATATTTGGTAATTCTTTGAACAGGTTTGAGCAGGTAAGAATCCAGGCCCAGTTTATGTTCTAACTTCTTCTGACACTCCTGGTAGGATTCAAGACACAGATATTTAATTACACTATTCTGCACTTGgtaaaacatgataaaacattTCTTCTGATTACCTGGAAAAAGGCACAGTCGGAGCACTGCCTCCAAAGGCTTTCTGAGCGGGGCTTGTTATGGCAGTACTTCTCATAGATCTGTAGGTCAGTCAtctaaaagaaacaaacactAAGAACTTAGAATCTCGTAATattgagagaaaaaagaaacttAATTTACTTACACGTTCAAGAAAACATCTTCCAACCAACTCCGGACAGTCAGTGTACAGCTCCAACTCTCGGAGGAAAGTTctacaagaaacaaaacatgcagTTTAGCAAATAAGCTCAGAGAACTACAACTAACAGAATCATGTGGCAGTGCAGTGAGAGCAAAATTCCTGCAGGTGACGCCCACTCACCTCTTATGGAAGTGGTAGATTTCTGGCATGTTGCCAAACAAAATCTCCTTTTTGTTTTGCAAAGGAGTGGGGATGAGGGGGGCCATTGCTGGATTATCCATCTCAGAGGCATAGCCctgtgaaacaaaataaatacatttatataaaaaaacaaactaaatgttattatttgtattattttttatattattttacaagGATGATCTGGAGTTTAGTGAGAATTACCTGTAGAACACAAAGCAGTTCTTCCACATAGGCTCTTTCAGTTTCTAGCAGCTCATTCATCACATGTCTAAAATAGAGAAACATAAAACAATTATAGACATGCTTTGTgagaaataataatagttttcaTGCTGGCCATCTGGTGTGTAACTTGAGAAGTTTATGGTTTCTTCTTCACCTCCGCAGCACTGCCaagttttcctcttcctctgacagAGAGGCGTGTCGGCTCGTACTGTCTCCATTCAGCAGCTGCCCATTTCCCTGtgggagagaaaaggaaataTAGATTACCTTGATTgatttctatataaataaaaaaaaactaaagtaacAAATAAATAGCTCTACTCACTGTTTCACAGATGATGGTAGTGCAGGAATCCACCTCTGAAATCCTCTCCTGTTGTACTTTGTGAGCTGTGGCAGAGTTTGGTCACATTATTAAAGATAAcagatgacaataataataatctattttaaaaatctatatgtttatttttgttttgacagtaataaaagagtaaacagtaaaagtaaaaatgcaccaggagaggtgagaggggaTTTGATGAAAGCCTCTGGTCTCGGGGCGACAGGCTGGACTGGTCTTGTCTGTTTGGCTGCGAGCTTTTTCAAACTGACCCTCCTCTTATCAAACATCTCCAGCATCGACGTTTGCTTTTGGAAGACCTTTTCCACTTGATCCTATGGGCAGAAAAAGAgacgtgttttatttttaatattctaTGGGCAGACACTTAATGGCTTATAAAACACAGgagttttctattttatttatgaacacCAGGTGGCAGTGTAAAATGGTTCTTTACACTTACTCTGAACTGCGGGTTAAGAACAGCCTCATATTCACTCCCTATTCCACTAAGGTCTGTCAGCTGATTCTGTCCTGAATTGTCCAAGTGCCGTTCAAGTTCCTTCAGTGCCAGCTCTGCCCCCTCATGTGACTGGCACTTGTCCACTGGCTGCGATGCTAGTAAGTATATGCCCTCATCGCACCACTTTGTTGCCTgtaagagacaaaaaaaaaaaaaaaagttataaagtAAAACCAAAAACGGAGAAGAGAATGAGTAatagtgtgttgtgtttcagactCACTCGTTCCAGATGGTGGTGCAGCTCAAGAGCTTTCAGAAGGTGGGCTTTCTTTGCTTTAAAGTTGTTGGACACATTTTCACTGGCTGATCTGAGGTCAGAGCATTTTGGCTGGATGGACTCCTCTGAATAGTGCGAGTGTTGCACCAGCTCGTCTCCCTCATGGGCCAAAGCTGCAGCCCTGTCCACCACCTCCTGCAAATTAGAATGCAATTACTGAAACTGAAATCCactgcattttattttgttcataacAATCCAATGCTCTAGAATGTctgtagtttaaaattgagcagGAGGATAGGTCAGAATTAGCTCAATCGTGCCCGGCAACCTCATTTATACtttctgtccaattttatctctattgGTCAggctaaaatacataaatatttaaagataagacagaggacagggagctgtgagtgaatgtcactgacaacatgttaaatactacacaaataaaatgaatactgtgttcagtttgtgttaatattttaatttttgtccGGTAATTaatgaagtattctacatataaatataGTCAGGTAgtctatattttaattaattagaattttaatatattgtttattttatgtttttggattttaataaaagtgactgttatcTTTAAGACATATTGACTTAGCTAAAGTGTTGCTATGTACAAAGTCTATTCTATGGTGAAGTTTTCTGGTTAACTGTCAGagtgcagatttgttgacctggtttatggttaatatctataattactgggcctatccacatgaaactaaaacagGCACACAGTTAAAgttgtgccattattcaactctAAAGAAGTGATTGTTGTTGCCATCCAAAATTATGACTAAATCAATTCTAGAGCGTAAAAACAATCTTTATTCACTTACACAGACTTTCTTCTCATAGGTGGTGAGTTCATTGAAGATATGGTCGGCGTGTGCGGGGCTGATCCCCACCTCGGAAAATGTTGAAAGCTTTTCCGCCACCTGGTTCAGCAGAGCGTTCACCTAAAACGGCAACATCCTCTTGAGTTTCAGGCCATTACAAAGTTCATTTATCACGATGAAAGTGCTGATGTTCAAGCTTACCTCTTTGTAGTTATGCTCAAAGTGGCACAGCTGCAGACACTGGTCCAGTTTGGTTTGGTGCCTCACCCAGAACTCATCAAACGCCCTCTCCGTCTCATCCAGCTGGGAGAGCAGTCTGACGGCatagaaacacagaaacatggAGGTTAATAAAAGCACCTGACAGGGAACATAGAGACGGTTCTTGGGGTGTTATTTGGTTAATCGATAACTgcgattattcaggtcacaaaataatttcagaagcaaaataaaattactTCCATTCAACCAATACTCCCAAAATAGTAAACTTAAATGTAACATGCATTGATTTGGCTGTTTATGGCATTGCATCATTCCGAAAGTAAACAAAGgataattgtgaataatcatACAATGGTGGTGTTTCTTCTCACACTAACACTAAAATGTGATACagttaaataatcttaaatgaATGTATATGTAAGAtacccacaaacacattttttaaaaaagtgtttaattacaaataatacTGTTCCGTTTACTCCTCTCACCTTTGCACAGTCGCCAGGTTTTCCAACTCATCCTGGTTCATATTGTGGTCTGGATCTCGTACTACTGGCTCATTGATGCTCTCTAGAAGTTGGCTGCCTTGTCCCAAAGTCACCAACAGGTCGTCCTACACACAGGGATTGGATGTTATGTTTGGGCACTTCTTTActcctatatatatatttttattgtctatattttcgtAGCATTTCTTCCCAATTTTCTCCGCAGAAGTTATTCACATTTTTccttatatttttctttcattagttgattttttaattttttgtctaTTTCTGTATAGTGtaattaatcatatttttttgtaGTCTTGTTCCTGAGCCAGAGAGAGCGTGAGCCCGGCGTGCGGCGTTCCCCTGGTCTCAGCCCCCTCCCCTGTACGTCAGAGCCTGCCGCTGCTGGAACATCTACGCCGGATTCTTAGCTTTTTGTTAGCCTAGCCTCTTTTTGTTTGACCTGGTGAGTCCGgaagtcctgtttttgttctttattttgtgttggGATAAtttatgggttgtttttttcatcagGGTAGAGACAGCGGTGGCCGACTCACCATGGTCTTGttcctttgttttttgttttttggcatgGGTTTTGTTAAGGGTTATTTTCCACATATTTAAGATCAAgttttaaaagtaataaaaacaaaaaacccttgAACTCTTAACTTTGTTTccttaataaatatgttttgtctaCTTTTGGGTCATAACAATGTTGATGCTCCTGTTTCAGCATTTgtgagaaaaatgacaaaataaagtaTCAGAAAAAGCTTGTTCCtaccttcattttgtttttcttgctggtgtgtgtgttgagtaGAGTGGTTGTGGCTTGAATTTCATTTGGGAGTTCAGTTTCAGCCAGTTCCATCCCAAACGATTGAAGAGTCTGTGCCATCTTCTTCACCATTAAAGCAAAGCCCTCAATAGCCTGATGCAAACACAAGTATGTCACCGTAACTTCATTGTACTATGGAACTAATGCGTGATATCTGATATATGATATTTATCACACTGAGGGGGCTAAAATCAGTATACATACTCAATTTGTGGGAACCTGCCTCACTTATGGAGacattgccatagtgattaacaatttaaaacacaataataaatcttttgaatggaaaaaagccCTAAAAATGTTGCACATAGCAGAAagctaaaacccatgaatagtttAAAGTTAGAGTTTAATTCCAAGTTTGACAAGTAatgactatggttaaggttaggatcagtctgcAGGAAATGAATCAATGTAATGTTCCTGTTCGACGTATAAACCCAGGATGTGTGGTGCGTACAGTGCGATGGGAGATCCACTTCTCATGGCAGTACTCCTGAGTCCCCCCGAGCTCCTGGGTGAGCTGTGACCGGTCGATGTAGGAATGAAGCTCCGTCAGTGAGCTCAGCATGATTACCTATATACAGATACATATACAGATACATATTCATATACAGATACATATTTATATTCATATGCACGTACTACATCAAAATagaaacatttcatttaaacttatactttataataactacactgtaATTATCTGTACTAAAGCTTTggcaaagacttaattcatgaCTCAGGGTTagtcattatgaattaagtctttgttcatgctctattaaggctaattaaaatgtagttattatcagtggtggaagaagtacatcattttgttacttaagtcaaAATACAGATAGTTGAgcaaaaactcaagtaaaagtgtcacatgaaaaaatgacttaagtaaaagtattaaagtacctgtttaaaaatgtacttaaagagtataaagtgttctgtgcagattttcagatctaatgaagcttttTCATACAGATTTGCACTGaagtttgttcaacagaaacaatggaattaatatttttttcctggctgtctttattttgtataatttctttgctcaaactacaaatgtgttacAAATAAACCACTCAGCCTTTTTAGCAGGTTTcacacaattataaaaaaaaaataaaaaataaaaaatactgtaagttttcagtccaataaaaaaaaattgtggagtagaaagtatggatacctgctctcaaatgtagtgaaataaagcTAAAAGTACATCTTActatagatacctaaaatgtatacttgagtacagcactttactacttttactttgctgtgttccaccactggttattatacagtgttccTAATTTGTTTTATGTATTCAGTGGACAAAAGGCAAAAGGCAGGTGGGAGACAGAAAAGCTGCACTCACCGGGACTTTCATTTTGAACTCATCTTTGTTCATCTTGAAGAGGATGTCGGACAGGGTACGCTGCAGGAGGGTGGTGGGCCTCAGGACCAGGACAAGCTGGAGGTTCCCCGGGAAGGCGCCCTGAGACATAGAGTTCACATTTACACTGGTGACATGGGATGAACTATGAGACTGACATTTTACAGCTGATACATTTGATCAAGCAGTGACTGACCAGTATTGTGTCTTAAAACTACAATTAAATATCGAGCGGTGTGTTCCTTTCGCAGCTGTTTTCTGgaagtaaatgtgtttaatttggTCTCCGAGGGAAATGCATGTGTTACTGCATGTCTGATAAAATAATAGTCATTagtcataaataataattaatctgCAGAATAGGCtaaagtttaaatgttttttttttttttttcatatcttttCAAGCTAAACTGACAATATAATGTTTAATATATACCTATAATGGTGTTACTAAACCACATatctttttcatttaaatattaataagATACTGGACAAAATCTGttagaatacatatttttcatgTGCAAATGTGAGCGACTTCCAAGGCTGGTGATCAAAGTCATGGTCTACTTATTTTCTGCTCTTTGTTCTTTGTCAGATTTGGACTTgatgctcacacacacagagcgaTGAGCCAAGAGTGGGCTTAGCAACTAGACCTTGGATCTGTGTAAAAAAATCAGCctatttgttttgataattctctctgaaaaaaaacatatttagagaGAAAACTATGCACTTTTATTTAGGTAAACCCTGTTCACCGCAGAGCCACTCAAAGCCTGCAAACTACCAGCTTTCATCCCTGTTCATTTAGCTGCACTGCTGAATCATGCCAACACCAGTTATTACAGGGATGACTGACTGCACTATATTACAACGCTGTCAGTCTGTAAAGCTCCCCTTGTGGGATTAATAAAACTGGATTTAATTTGGAATGAATGAGTGCTTTCTCCATGTGTTTGGGGGCCGTAACAGCTTTAGGCAATTATTATGAACATTGTAATCACTAGACTTTCAACGACCCAGAGATATTAGCTAATTAATTTTATCAACCAAGTAACGTGTTTCTGTGCAGTTATGATATAAGGAaattggtgtgtgtgtatatatatgtaattgCATATTTACAGTGTATTTACATTGCCTTTGCACACATGGCGAGC
This region includes:
- the mcf2lb gene encoding guanine nucleotide exchange factor DBS isoform X9, with protein sequence MILWMKTQDMALGELLERLKTVIKTIDEIMQLDNSPLRATDITPDLRKRFAFLSGGRGDNGSPIIVFPEFPSFGEITDREFHNVLTYLTSVPSLSPTEVGFILVIDRRQDRWAAVKGTLLRIAGAFPGNLQLVLVLRPTTLLQRTLSDILFKMNKDEFKMKVPVIMLSSLTELHSYIDRSQLTQELGGTQEYCHEKWISHRTAIEGFALMVKKMAQTLQSFGMELAETELPNEIQATTTLLNTHTSKKNKMKDDLLVTLGQGSQLLESINEPVVRDPDHNMNQDELENLATVQRLLSQLDETERAFDEFWVRHQTKLDQCLQLCHFEHNYKEVNALLNQVAEKLSTFSEVGISPAHADHIFNELTTYEKKVCEVVDRAAALAHEGDELVQHSHYSEESIQPKCSDLRSASENVSNNFKAKKAHLLKALELHHHLERATKWCDEGIYLLASQPVDKCQSHEGAELALKELERHLDNSGQNQLTDLSGIGSEYEAVLNPQFRDQVEKVFQKQTSMLEMFDKRRVSLKKLAAKQTRPVQPVAPRPEAFIKSPLTSPAHKVQQERISEVDSCTTIICETGNGQLLNGDSTSRHASLSEEEENLAVLRRHVMNELLETERAYVEELLCVLQGYASEMDNPAMAPLIPTPLQNKKEILFGNMPEIYHFHKRTFLRELELYTDCPELVGRCFLERMTDLQIYEKYCHNKPRSESLWRQCSDCAFFQECQKKLEHKLGLDSYLLKPVQRITKYQLLLKEMLKYSKGCEGAEDLQDALTSIVGILKAVNDSMHLIAITGYEGNLSELGKLLMQGSFSVWTEHKKGHAKVKDLARFKPMQRHLFLHEKALLFCKRREENGEGYEKAPSYSFKQSLSMNAIGFTENAKGDNKKFEIWSNSREEVYIVQAPTAEVKTVWVNEIRKVLTTQLEACREARQQRAPDHVFQFPPVTGGAVSLSPFKTGQKSLKKGEERKAEPGSPDVNCSSPKPAGKGWNKASMSLNTSEEQDGYSSAEDPLNSDNEDDADKKLCVGKYIVNIDLNGSEDLSMKSGDMVQLVREGEDKQWLVRNLSTSKEGWIAASNLISLVKKSKSCQSLNSSEGSGSGNLSTSSSCSETYTGFSDLKP
- the mcf2lb gene encoding guanine nucleotide exchange factor DBS isoform X7, which produces MILWMKTQDMALGELLERLKTVIKTIDEIMQLDNSPLRATDITPDLRKRFAFLSGGRGDNGSPIIVFPEFPSFGEITDREFHNVLTYLTSVPSLSPTEVGFILVIDRRQDRWAAVKGTLLRIAGAFPGNLQLVLVLRPTTLLQRTLSDILFKMNKDEFKMKVPVIMLSSLTELHSYIDRSQLTQELGGTQEYCHEKWISHRTAIEGFALMVKKMAQTLQSFGMELAETELPNEIQATTTLLNTHTSKKNKMKDDLLVTLGQGSQLLESINEPVVRDPDHNMNQDELENLATVQRLLSQLDETERAFDEFWVRHQTKLDQCLQLCHFEHNYKEVNALLNQVAEKLSTFSEVGISPAHADHIFNELTTYEKKVCEVVDRAAALAHEGDELVQHSHYSEESIQPKCSDLRSASENVSNNFKAKKAHLLKALELHHHLERATKWCDEGIYLLASQPVDKCQSHEGAELALKELERHLDNSGQNQLTDLSGIGSEYEAVLNPQFRDQVEKVFQKQTSMLEMFDKRRVSLKKLAAKQTRPVQPVAPRPEAFIKSPLTSPAHKVQQERISEVDSCTTIICETGNGQLLNGDSTSRHASLSEEEENLAVLRRHVMNELLETERAYVEELLCVLQGYASEMDNPAMAPLIPTPLQNKKEILFGNMPEIYHFHKRTFLRELELYTDCPELVGRCFLERMTDLQIYEKYCHNKPRSESLWRQCSDCAFFQECQKKLEHKLGLDSYLLKPVQRITKYQLLLKEMLKYSKGCEGAEDLQDALTSIVGILKAVNDSMHLIAITGYEGNLSELGKLLMQGSFSVWTEHKKGHAKVKDLARFKPMQRHLFLHEKALLFCKRREENGEGYEKAPSYSFKQSLSMNAIGFTENAKGDNKKFEIWSNSREEVYIVQAPTAEVKTVWVNEIRKVLTTQLEACREARQQRAPDHVFQFPPVTGGAVSLSPFKTGQKSLKKGEERKAEPGSPDVNCSSPKPAGKESPPSPDHKTKRQSDPTPFGFKGWNKASMSLNTSEEQDGYSSAEDPLNSDNEDDADKKLCVGKYIVNIDLNGSEDLSMKSGDMVQLVREGEDKQWLVRNLSTSKEGWIAASNLISLVKKSKSCQSLNSSEGSGSGNLSTSSSCSETYTGFSDLKP
- the mcf2lb gene encoding guanine nucleotide exchange factor DBS isoform X6, which gives rise to MILWMKTQDMALGELLERLKTVIKTIDEIMQLDNSPLRATDITPDLRKRFAFLSGGRGDNGSPIIVFPEFPSFGEITDREFHNVLTYLTSVPSLSPTEVGFILVIDRRQDRWAAVKGTLLRIAGAFPGNLQLVLVLRPTTLLQRTLSDILFKMNKDEFKMKVPVIMLSSLTELHSYIDRSQLTQELGGTQEYCHEKWISHRTAIEGFALMVKKMAQTLQSFGMELAETELPNEIQATTTLLNTHTSKKNKMKDDLLVTLGQGSQLLESINEPVVRDPDHNMNQDELENLATVQRLLSQLDETERAFDEFWVRHQTKLDQCLQLCHFEHNYKEVNALLNQVAEKLSTFSEVGISPAHADHIFNELTTYEKKVCEVVDRAAALAHEGDELVQHSHYSEESIQPKCSDLRSASENVSNNFKAKKAHLLKALELHHHLERATKWCDEGIYLLASQPVDKCQSHEGAELALKELERHLDNSGQNQLTDLSGIGSEYEAVLNPQFRDQVEKVFQKQTSMLEMFDKRRVSLKKLAAKQTRPVQPVAPRPEAFIKSPLTSPAHKVQQERISEVDSCTTIICETGNGQLLNGDSTSRHASLSEEEENLAVLRRHVMNELLETERAYVEELLCVLQGYASEMDNPAMAPLIPTPLQNKKEILFGNMPEIYHFHKRTFLRELELYTDCPELVGRCFLERMTDLQIYEKYCHNKPRSESLWRQCSDCAFFQECQKKLEHKLGLDSYLLKPVQRITKYQLLLKEMLKYSKGCEGAEDLQDALTSIVGILKAVNDSMHLIAITGYEGNLSELGKLLMQGSFSVWTEHKKGHAKVKDLARFKPMQRHLFLHEKALLFCKRREENGEGYEKAPSYSFKQSLSMNAIGFTENAKGDNKKFEIWSNSREEVYIVQAPTAEVKTVWVNEIRKVLTTQLEACREARQQRAPDHVFQFPPVTGGAVSLSPFKTGQKSLKKGEERKAEPGSPDVNCSSPKPAGKESPPSPDHKTKRQSDPTPFGFKDAGPPPLHLSRASWFSTTSVRHSKWRGWNKASMSLNTSEEQDGYSSAEDPLNSDNEDDADKKLCVGKYIVNIDLNGSEDLSMKSGDMVQLVREGEDKQWLVRNLSTSKEGWIAASNLISLVKKSKSCQSLNSSEGSGSGNLSTSSSCSETYTGFSDLKP
- the mcf2lb gene encoding guanine nucleotide exchange factor DBS isoform X8 — translated: MRRKRRTSAVSSDCGIPMVPLRSHEIMQLDNSPLRATDITPDLRKRFAFLSGGRGDNGSPIIVFPEFPSFGEITDREFHNVLTYLTSVPSLSPTEVGFILVIDRRQDRWAAVKGTLLRIAGAFPGNLQLVLVLRPTTLLQRTLSDILFKMNKDEFKMKVPVIMLSSLTELHSYIDRSQLTQELGGTQEYCHEKWISHRTAIEGFALMVKKMAQTLQSFGMELAETELPNEIQATTTLLNTHTSKKNKMKDDLLVTLGQGSQLLESINEPVVRDPDHNMNQDELENLATVQRLLSQLDETERAFDEFWVRHQTKLDQCLQLCHFEHNYKEVNALLNQVAEKLSTFSEVGISPAHADHIFNELTTYEKKVCEVVDRAAALAHEGDELVQHSHYSEESIQPKCSDLRSASENVSNNFKAKKAHLLKALELHHHLERATKWCDEGIYLLASQPVDKCQSHEGAELALKELERHLDNSGQNQLTDLSGIGSEYEAVLNPQFRDQVEKVFQKQTSMLEMFDKRRVSLKKLAAKQTRPVQPVAPRPEAFIKSPLTSPAHKVQQERISEVDSCTTIICETGNGQLLNGDSTSRHASLSEEEENLAVLRRHVMNELLETERAYVEELLCVLQGYASEMDNPAMAPLIPTPLQNKKEILFGNMPEIYHFHKRTFLRELELYTDCPELVGRCFLERMTDLQIYEKYCHNKPRSESLWRQCSDCAFFQECQKKLEHKLGLDSYLLKPVQRITKYQLLLKEMLKYSKGCEGAEDLQDALTSIVGILKAVNDSMHLIAITGYEGNLSELGKLLMQGSFSVWTEHKKGHAKVKDLARFKPMQRHLFLHEKALLFCKRREENGEGYEKAPSYSFKQSLSMNAIGFTENAKGDNKKFEIWSNSREEVYIVQAPTAEVKTVWVNEIRKVLTTQLEACREARQQRAPDHVFQFPPVTGGAVSLSPFKTGQKSLKKGEERKAEPGSPDVNCSSPKPAGKESPPSPDHKTKRQSDPTPFGFKGWNKASMSLNTSEEQDGYSSAEDPLNSDNEDDADKKLCVGKYIVNIDLNGSEDLSMKSGDMVQLVREGEDKQWLVRNLSTSKEGWIAASNLISLVKKSKSCQSLNSSEGSGSGNLSTSSSCSETYTGFSDLKP